A portion of the Sebastes fasciatus isolate fSebFas1 chromosome 2, fSebFas1.pri, whole genome shotgun sequence genome contains these proteins:
- the LOC141758272 gene encoding uncharacterized protein LOC141758272 isoform X2 has translation MDLERQDSLVKGGVLIVHQIHEGKHQYEVGNVMKYKKASQKVFVRRGDKLIQINGVDLEDLTPEELAQSLAKDNLILKVHNKASKMGAYAEQSFPAEDTLQPFDKESTTLCFSMEMRRAEDLENEVEQVGGGKEEVCPAEDKENGVRDLLVVSMKKTSFSVVRGRGCDSRSHCHGCPGTGCTFNDVVMVAESSEVVLVPRGSGSFTQITSRNTPIEHVATSLYIRGLCQQRIPYSSPNPEEMTIYYYKTSGSFPFKGQAVVLNFSKTNCFLQCCKEGERVFLQVETCDKKSLKKISKTDESTLSYVFYMKTQGSTPRTFESALHGGWFIQIDDTAIHRVGVANLDGTMGDEPFFFIIQV, from the exons ATGGATTTGGAG CGTCAGGATTCTCTGGTGAAGGGAGGCGTGCTGATCGTCCACCAGATCCACGAGGGAAAGCACCAGTATGAAGTGGGAAACGTGATGAAGTACAAAAAAGCCAGTCAAAAAGTGTTCGTCAG gAGAGGAGACAAACTGATCCAGATAAATGGCGTGGACCTGGAGGATCTCACACCAGAGGAGCTGGCTCAATCGTTAGCTAAAGATAATCTGATACTG AAGGTGCACAACAAGGCCAGCAAGATGGGGGCATACGCTGAGCAGTCCTTCCCGGCTGAGGACACTTTACAGCCCTTCGACAAGGAATCCACAACACTCTGTTTCAGCATGGAGATGAGGAGGGCGGAAGACTTGGagaatgaagtggagcaggtgggaggaggaaaggaggaagtTTGTCCAGCTGAAGATAAAGAGAATGGGGTGAGGGATCTGCTTGTCGTCTCCATGAAGAAAACCAGCTTCTCTGTGGTGAGAGGGAGGGGCTGCGACAGCAGGAGCCACTGTCATGGATGTCCTGGGACAGGATGTACCTTTAATGACGTCGTCATGGTGGCAGAATCCAGCGAGGTGGTGCTTG TTCCAAGAGGCAGTGGAAGTTTCACACAGATAACATCAAGGAACACTCCAATCGAACACGTGGCCACTAGCCTTTACATCAGAGGTCTCTGTCAGCAGAGGATACCCTACTCTTCACCCAACCCAG AGGAGATGACCATCTACTACTACAAGACATCCGGTTCTTTCCCTTTCAAAGGACAGGCAGTGGTCCTAAACTTTAGCAAGACCAACTGCTTCCTCCAGTGCTGCAAGGAAGGGGAGAGGGTGTTCCTACAAGTGGAG actTGCGACAAGAAGAGCCTGAAGAAGATCTCCAAGACCGACGAGAGCACCCTCTCCTACGTCTTCTACATGAAGACCCAGGGGTCGACTCCGCGCACGTTTGAGTCAGCGCTGCACGGCGGCTGGTTCATCCAAATAGACGACACCGCAATCCACCGAGTGGGAGTGGCAAACCTGGATGGAACAATGGGAGACGAACCCTTCTTCTTCATCATTCAGGTGTGA
- the LOC141758272 gene encoding uncharacterized protein LOC141758272 isoform X1: protein MDLEVCSFILKRQDSLVKGGVLIVHQIHEGKHQYEVGNVMKYKKASQKVFVRRGDKLIQINGVDLEDLTPEELAQSLAKDNLILKVHNKASKMGAYAEQSFPAEDTLQPFDKESTTLCFSMEMRRAEDLENEVEQVGGGKEEVCPAEDKENGVRDLLVVSMKKTSFSVVRGRGCDSRSHCHGCPGTGCTFNDVVMVAESSEVVLVPRGSGSFTQITSRNTPIEHVATSLYIRGLCQQRIPYSSPNPEEMTIYYYKTSGSFPFKGQAVVLNFSKTNCFLQCCKEGERVFLQVETCDKKSLKKISKTDESTLSYVFYMKTQGSTPRTFESALHGGWFIQIDDTAIHRVGVANLDGTMGDEPFFFIIQV from the exons ATGGATTTGGAG GTTTGTTCATTTATTCTTAAGCGTCAGGATTCTCTGGTGAAGGGAGGCGTGCTGATCGTCCACCAGATCCACGAGGGAAAGCACCAGTATGAAGTGGGAAACGTGATGAAGTACAAAAAAGCCAGTCAAAAAGTGTTCGTCAG gAGAGGAGACAAACTGATCCAGATAAATGGCGTGGACCTGGAGGATCTCACACCAGAGGAGCTGGCTCAATCGTTAGCTAAAGATAATCTGATACTG AAGGTGCACAACAAGGCCAGCAAGATGGGGGCATACGCTGAGCAGTCCTTCCCGGCTGAGGACACTTTACAGCCCTTCGACAAGGAATCCACAACACTCTGTTTCAGCATGGAGATGAGGAGGGCGGAAGACTTGGagaatgaagtggagcaggtgggaggaggaaaggaggaagtTTGTCCAGCTGAAGATAAAGAGAATGGGGTGAGGGATCTGCTTGTCGTCTCCATGAAGAAAACCAGCTTCTCTGTGGTGAGAGGGAGGGGCTGCGACAGCAGGAGCCACTGTCATGGATGTCCTGGGACAGGATGTACCTTTAATGACGTCGTCATGGTGGCAGAATCCAGCGAGGTGGTGCTTG TTCCAAGAGGCAGTGGAAGTTTCACACAGATAACATCAAGGAACACTCCAATCGAACACGTGGCCACTAGCCTTTACATCAGAGGTCTCTGTCAGCAGAGGATACCCTACTCTTCACCCAACCCAG AGGAGATGACCATCTACTACTACAAGACATCCGGTTCTTTCCCTTTCAAAGGACAGGCAGTGGTCCTAAACTTTAGCAAGACCAACTGCTTCCTCCAGTGCTGCAAGGAAGGGGAGAGGGTGTTCCTACAAGTGGAG actTGCGACAAGAAGAGCCTGAAGAAGATCTCCAAGACCGACGAGAGCACCCTCTCCTACGTCTTCTACATGAAGACCCAGGGGTCGACTCCGCGCACGTTTGAGTCAGCGCTGCACGGCGGCTGGTTCATCCAAATAGACGACACCGCAATCCACCGAGTGGGAGTGGCAAACCTGGATGGAACAATGGGAGACGAACCCTTCTTCTTCATCATTCAGGTGTGA